Proteins from a single region of Gasterosteus aculeatus chromosome Y, fGasAcu3.hap1.1, whole genome shotgun sequence:
- the LOC120812181 gene encoding 1-aminocyclopropane-1-carboxylate synthase-like protein 1 isoform X1 produces the protein MLARDLLPSHRLPPLPAGGDSPSSRGFDFPSNPEATASRNLKRMDFRGRRHERGSNWTDPEIVELLQLWSDESVQIELESSLRNQRVFDRIAHILREKGIYRTGDQCREKIKKMKLEYRRIKDNHKLRSWKFYDVMDRVLANRPAITYSSMGGAVIAQQVFQGHAAGPEAYLQGPPAAGAFGPTSSGGFLFGQPPKAGDPLAIKCEDVEESMLNADDAPPEMYYGSGDDQEADRQSLLGPEDVSTNVRISPSGFSDVNVAGSATEADTAPQDAPARPGKPAPHPPTSVRQRKRRLGGKTTRGHGAARCGSQKSLDKAMASFMKWQRSAEERLLSLEEARLERELQAEERREQREERRAEQERQHELRLFSMLTRALAAMKQGAAAAAMPAADPCSSSPARPSAPPASVTSSLSSRPPSEALATPAVPAPSFAKACEVSPTVLATPRAASPVGRSVYLSNRGNSIRQNQGILQESFAQYAMDKYHNTENPDGIINMGTSENKLCYDLLHRRLTKPDMLYVGSSLLQYSDWRGHTFLRGEVAKFLTHYCCSPKPLKADNVVVMNGCSSLFSCIAAVICDPKDAILIPTPFYGVITEDLHLYSDVNLFHVPLNCEADGKGGQPFHLTVSKLEEGLERAKQKGLSIRAVILMNPHNPLAEIYTPEEMIAFLEFAKRNELHAIVDEIYMLTVFEEPVAFHSVLRIDSLPDAQRTHVMWGLSKDFAMAGTRLGTLYTENTDLVEAMAKLGAFHGISGTTQHQVAQLLQDREWISNEFLPRNRCRLKAAHTYLTGELLSMRIPYLHRAASLFVWADFREYLRESTFEEELALWRRFLRHKVVLSCGQAFFCPTPGWFRIVFADQPHHLQLGLKRMRKALREMEEESASPSPHVKEASQKGHESVKEDCADSDNAAVVNSTSSPQSKSSDQETEKDGPVPNAGPPAADEFVLLDCQASKPADSLASLIGTLSQQINASDWLEKNTPELSAGEDPDILDVFKALLQRARK, from the exons ATGCTCGCACGAGACCTCCTGCCTTctcatcgtcttcctcctcttcccgcgGGCGGAGACTCTCCTTCCTCCCGAGGGTTTGACTTCCCATCTAACCCCGAGGCG ACAGCTTCCCGTAACTTAAAGAGGATGGACTTCCGCGGCCGGAGGCACGAGCGGGGAAGCAACTGGACCGACCCGGAGATAGTGGAGCTGCTCCAGCTGTGGTCCGACGAGTCGGTCCAGATCGAGTTGGAGAGCTCGTTGCGCAACCAGCGCGTATTTGACCGCATAGCCCACATCCTGCGCGAGAAGGGCATCTACCGCACCGGGGACCAGTGCCGGGAGAAGATCAAGAAGATGAAGCTGGAGTACCGCCGCATCAAGGACAACCACAAGCTGAGGTCGTGGAAGTTCTACGACGTGATGGACCGGGTGCTGGCCAACCGGCCGGCTATCACCTACTCCTCCATGGGCGGAGCGGTCATCGCCCAACAGGTGTTTCAGGGCCACGCCGCCGGGCCTGAGGCGTACCTGCAGGGGCCTCCGGCAGCAGGTGCCTTCGGCCCCACTTCCTCGGGTGGGTTTCTGTTTGGTCAGCCCCCGAAAGCTGGCGATCCACTGGCCATCAAGTGCGAGGACGTTGAGGAGAGCATGCTGAATGCAGACGACGCTCCCCCCGAGATGTACTACGGGTCTGGAGACGACCAGGAGGCCGACAGGCAGTCTCTCCTGGGGCCCGAGGACGTCTCGACAAATGTCAGAATCTCACCTTCAG GTTTTAGTGACGTGAACGTTGCTGGATCTGCCACGGAGGCTGATACCGCGCCGCAGGACGCGCCCGCCCGGCCCGGCAAGCCGGCCCCTCATCCCCCGACGTCTGTCAGGCAGAGAAAGCGACGCCTAGGTGGCAAAACCACTCGGGGCCACGGGGCCGCCAGGTGCGGCAGCCAGAAGAGCCTGGATAAAGCCATGGCCAGCTTCATGAAGTGGCAGCGGTCAGCGGAGGAACGCCTCCTCTCATTGGAGGAGGCGCGGCTGGAGAGAGAGCTGCAGGCCGAGGAGCGCAGGGAacagcgggaggagaggagggcggagcAGGAGCGGCAGCACGAGCTGCGCCTGTTCAGCATGCTCACGCGGGCACTGGCTGCCATGAAAcagggcgcggcggcggcggcgatgcCGGCGGCCGACCcgtgctcctcctccccggctcgcCCGTCAGCACCGCCGGCCTCCGTCACGTCGTCGCTGTCGTCTCGGCCCCCCTCGGAGGCTCTCGCCACACCGGCGGTTCCCGCGCCGTCATTCGCGAAGGCCTGCGAAGTGTCCCCGACTGTTTTGGCCACTCCCAGAGCCGCCTCGCCTGTCGGCCGTAGCGTGTACCTGTCCAACCGCGGCAACAGCATCCGGCAAAATCAAGGCATTCTCCAGGAGAGCTTTGCCCAGTACGCGATGGACAAATACCACAACACAGAGAACCCCGAC GGCATAATCAACATGGGCACCAGTGAGAACAAGCTCTGCTATGATCTTCTTCATAGACGG CTCACCAAGCCTGACATGCTGTATGTTGGCTCATCCTTGTTGCAGTATTCCGACTGGCGGGGACACACATT cCTGAGAGGGGAGGTTGCAAAGTTCCTGACTCACTACTGCTGTTCTCCAAAACCACTGAAAGCTGACAAC GTTGTGGTGATGAATGGCTGCAGTTCCCTCTTCTCATGTATTGCTGCAGTAATTTGTGATCCTAAAG ATGCCATTCTCATTCCTACTCCTTTCTACGGCGTCATCACCGAGGATCTACATTTGTACAGCGATGTCAATCTCTTCCATGTTCCTCTTAACTGTGAG GCCGATGGCAAAGGCGGGCAGCCCTTCCACCTTACTGTCAGCAAACTCGAGGAAGGGCTTGAAAGGGCTAAACAAAAG GGGTTGAGTATCCGAGCGGTCATACTGATGAACCCCCACAACCCTCTGGCTGAGATCTACACCCCCGAAGAGATGATTGCCTTCTTGGAGTTTGCCAAAAG AAATGAGCTCCACGCTATCGTTGATGAAATTTACATGCTGACGGTCTTTGAAGAACCTGTTGCCTTTCACAGTGTTCTCAGGATAGACAG CTTGCCCGACGCACAGAGGACACACGTCATGTGGGGTCTGAGCAAG gATTTTGCAATGGCAGGAACCAGACTAGGCACTCTGTATACTGAGAACACAGACCTTGTGGAGGCTATGGCCAAGCTGGGCGCTTTCCACGGTATCTCTGGAACCACCCAGCACCAGGTAGCACAGCTGCTCCAGGACAGAG AGTGGATCAGCAACGAGTTTTTGCCCAGGAACCGATGCAGACTGAAAGCTGCTCACACTTACCTGACCGGAGAGCTGCTAAGCATGAGGATCCCCTACCTGCACAGAGCCGCTTCGCTGTTCGTCTGGGCCGACTTCCGAGAG TACCTCAGAGAGTCCACGTTTGAGGAGGAGTTGGCCCTGTGGAGGCGTTTCCTCAGACACAAGGTGGTGTTGAGCTGCGGTCAGGCCTTCTTCTGCCCCACGCCCGGCTGGTTCCGCATTGTCTTCGCAGACCAACCGCACCACCTTCAGCTCG GCTTGAAGCGAATGAGGAAGGCCTTGCGAGAAATGGAAGAGGAAAGCGCCAGCCcttctccacacgtcaaagaaGCCAGTCAGAAGGGTCACGAATCCGTGAAAGAGGACTGTGCCGATTCAGACAATGCCGCGGTTGTCAATTCAACGTCGTCACCTCAGAGCAAGTCATCGGACCAAGAGACGGAGAAGGACGGACCCGTCCCCAACGCCGGCCCGCCGGCCGCTGACGAGTTTGTGCTGCTGGACTGCCAAGCCTCTAAGCCTGCCGACAGCCTGGCCTCTCTGATTGGCACGCTCAGCCAACAGATCAATGCCTCCGATTGGCTGGAGAAAAACACTCCAGAGCTGTCTGCCGGGGAGGACCCAGATATTCTTGATGTGTTCAAGGCCCTGCTTCAAAGAGCCAGAAAGTGA
- the LOC120812181 gene encoding 1-aminocyclopropane-1-carboxylate synthase-like protein 1 isoform X2 yields MDFRGRRHERGSNWTDPEIVELLQLWSDESVQIELESSLRNQRVFDRIAHILREKGIYRTGDQCREKIKKMKLEYRRIKDNHKLRSWKFYDVMDRVLANRPAITYSSMGGAVIAQQVFQGHAAGPEAYLQGPPAAGAFGPTSSGGFLFGQPPKAGDPLAIKCEDVEESMLNADDAPPEMYYGSGDDQEADRQSLLGPEDVSTNVRISPSGFSDVNVAGSATEADTAPQDAPARPGKPAPHPPTSVRQRKRRLGGKTTRGHGAARCGSQKSLDKAMASFMKWQRSAEERLLSLEEARLERELQAEERREQREERRAEQERQHELRLFSMLTRALAAMKQGAAAAAMPAADPCSSSPARPSAPPASVTSSLSSRPPSEALATPAVPAPSFAKACEVSPTVLATPRAASPVGRSVYLSNRGNSIRQNQGILQESFAQYAMDKYHNTENPDGIINMGTSENKLCYDLLHRRLTKPDMLYVGSSLLQYSDWRGHTFLRGEVAKFLTHYCCSPKPLKADNVVVMNGCSSLFSCIAAVICDPKDAILIPTPFYGVITEDLHLYSDVNLFHVPLNCEADGKGGQPFHLTVSKLEEGLERAKQKGLSIRAVILMNPHNPLAEIYTPEEMIAFLEFAKRNELHAIVDEIYMLTVFEEPVAFHSVLRIDSLPDAQRTHVMWGLSKDFAMAGTRLGTLYTENTDLVEAMAKLGAFHGISGTTQHQVAQLLQDREWISNEFLPRNRCRLKAAHTYLTGELLSMRIPYLHRAASLFVWADFREYLRESTFEEELALWRRFLRHKVVLSCGQAFFCPTPGWFRIVFADQPHHLQLGLKRMRKALREMEEESASPSPHVKEASQKGHESVKEDCADSDNAAVVNSTSSPQSKSSDQETEKDGPVPNAGPPAADEFVLLDCQASKPADSLASLIGTLSQQINASDWLEKNTPELSAGEDPDILDVFKALLQRARK; encoded by the exons ATGGACTTCCGCGGCCGGAGGCACGAGCGGGGAAGCAACTGGACCGACCCGGAGATAGTGGAGCTGCTCCAGCTGTGGTCCGACGAGTCGGTCCAGATCGAGTTGGAGAGCTCGTTGCGCAACCAGCGCGTATTTGACCGCATAGCCCACATCCTGCGCGAGAAGGGCATCTACCGCACCGGGGACCAGTGCCGGGAGAAGATCAAGAAGATGAAGCTGGAGTACCGCCGCATCAAGGACAACCACAAGCTGAGGTCGTGGAAGTTCTACGACGTGATGGACCGGGTGCTGGCCAACCGGCCGGCTATCACCTACTCCTCCATGGGCGGAGCGGTCATCGCCCAACAGGTGTTTCAGGGCCACGCCGCCGGGCCTGAGGCGTACCTGCAGGGGCCTCCGGCAGCAGGTGCCTTCGGCCCCACTTCCTCGGGTGGGTTTCTGTTTGGTCAGCCCCCGAAAGCTGGCGATCCACTGGCCATCAAGTGCGAGGACGTTGAGGAGAGCATGCTGAATGCAGACGACGCTCCCCCCGAGATGTACTACGGGTCTGGAGACGACCAGGAGGCCGACAGGCAGTCTCTCCTGGGGCCCGAGGACGTCTCGACAAATGTCAGAATCTCACCTTCAG GTTTTAGTGACGTGAACGTTGCTGGATCTGCCACGGAGGCTGATACCGCGCCGCAGGACGCGCCCGCCCGGCCCGGCAAGCCGGCCCCTCATCCCCCGACGTCTGTCAGGCAGAGAAAGCGACGCCTAGGTGGCAAAACCACTCGGGGCCACGGGGCCGCCAGGTGCGGCAGCCAGAAGAGCCTGGATAAAGCCATGGCCAGCTTCATGAAGTGGCAGCGGTCAGCGGAGGAACGCCTCCTCTCATTGGAGGAGGCGCGGCTGGAGAGAGAGCTGCAGGCCGAGGAGCGCAGGGAacagcgggaggagaggagggcggagcAGGAGCGGCAGCACGAGCTGCGCCTGTTCAGCATGCTCACGCGGGCACTGGCTGCCATGAAAcagggcgcggcggcggcggcgatgcCGGCGGCCGACCcgtgctcctcctccccggctcgcCCGTCAGCACCGCCGGCCTCCGTCACGTCGTCGCTGTCGTCTCGGCCCCCCTCGGAGGCTCTCGCCACACCGGCGGTTCCCGCGCCGTCATTCGCGAAGGCCTGCGAAGTGTCCCCGACTGTTTTGGCCACTCCCAGAGCCGCCTCGCCTGTCGGCCGTAGCGTGTACCTGTCCAACCGCGGCAACAGCATCCGGCAAAATCAAGGCATTCTCCAGGAGAGCTTTGCCCAGTACGCGATGGACAAATACCACAACACAGAGAACCCCGAC GGCATAATCAACATGGGCACCAGTGAGAACAAGCTCTGCTATGATCTTCTTCATAGACGG CTCACCAAGCCTGACATGCTGTATGTTGGCTCATCCTTGTTGCAGTATTCCGACTGGCGGGGACACACATT cCTGAGAGGGGAGGTTGCAAAGTTCCTGACTCACTACTGCTGTTCTCCAAAACCACTGAAAGCTGACAAC GTTGTGGTGATGAATGGCTGCAGTTCCCTCTTCTCATGTATTGCTGCAGTAATTTGTGATCCTAAAG ATGCCATTCTCATTCCTACTCCTTTCTACGGCGTCATCACCGAGGATCTACATTTGTACAGCGATGTCAATCTCTTCCATGTTCCTCTTAACTGTGAG GCCGATGGCAAAGGCGGGCAGCCCTTCCACCTTACTGTCAGCAAACTCGAGGAAGGGCTTGAAAGGGCTAAACAAAAG GGGTTGAGTATCCGAGCGGTCATACTGATGAACCCCCACAACCCTCTGGCTGAGATCTACACCCCCGAAGAGATGATTGCCTTCTTGGAGTTTGCCAAAAG AAATGAGCTCCACGCTATCGTTGATGAAATTTACATGCTGACGGTCTTTGAAGAACCTGTTGCCTTTCACAGTGTTCTCAGGATAGACAG CTTGCCCGACGCACAGAGGACACACGTCATGTGGGGTCTGAGCAAG gATTTTGCAATGGCAGGAACCAGACTAGGCACTCTGTATACTGAGAACACAGACCTTGTGGAGGCTATGGCCAAGCTGGGCGCTTTCCACGGTATCTCTGGAACCACCCAGCACCAGGTAGCACAGCTGCTCCAGGACAGAG AGTGGATCAGCAACGAGTTTTTGCCCAGGAACCGATGCAGACTGAAAGCTGCTCACACTTACCTGACCGGAGAGCTGCTAAGCATGAGGATCCCCTACCTGCACAGAGCCGCTTCGCTGTTCGTCTGGGCCGACTTCCGAGAG TACCTCAGAGAGTCCACGTTTGAGGAGGAGTTGGCCCTGTGGAGGCGTTTCCTCAGACACAAGGTGGTGTTGAGCTGCGGTCAGGCCTTCTTCTGCCCCACGCCCGGCTGGTTCCGCATTGTCTTCGCAGACCAACCGCACCACCTTCAGCTCG GCTTGAAGCGAATGAGGAAGGCCTTGCGAGAAATGGAAGAGGAAAGCGCCAGCCcttctccacacgtcaaagaaGCCAGTCAGAAGGGTCACGAATCCGTGAAAGAGGACTGTGCCGATTCAGACAATGCCGCGGTTGTCAATTCAACGTCGTCACCTCAGAGCAAGTCATCGGACCAAGAGACGGAGAAGGACGGACCCGTCCCCAACGCCGGCCCGCCGGCCGCTGACGAGTTTGTGCTGCTGGACTGCCAAGCCTCTAAGCCTGCCGACAGCCTGGCCTCTCTGATTGGCACGCTCAGCCAACAGATCAATGCCTCCGATTGGCTGGAGAAAAACACTCCAGAGCTGTCTGCCGGGGAGGACCCAGATATTCTTGATGTGTTCAAGGCCCTGCTTCAAAGAGCCAGAAAGTGA